The Mycobacterium avium subsp. avium genomic sequence CGGACGGCGTCGACCAGGCCCGCGGTGATGTCGCCGTCGCGGGCCCGGATCGCGGCGGTGATCAACGCGAACACCCGCTCGGAGTCGGTGTCGCCCAACACCAACCCGTCGACGCCGACCTCACGCAGCCGCGCGTCGATGACGTCGAGCCCCTCCAGCACCCCGTTGTGCGCGAAGATCCGGCCGTCCTGCAGAAACGGGTGGGTGTTGCGGACGTCGAGCGACCCGGTGGTCGCGTAGCGGACGTGGGCGATGACGGTGGTGCCGGTCAGCTGATGCGCTTCGCGCGCGAACGCGGCGTCCCGCCAGGCGGCTATCGGCTCCTTGTGCAGCTGCGGGCGGGCGTGCTCGTCGAACACCCCCAGGCCGGTGCCGTCGGGGTTTCTCCGGCTCTGTTCGGCCAGGCTGTCCGGCGCGTCGAGCAGCCAGAAGGTCGCGGTGCACGCGCGTGTCCCGGCGTGCAGGCCGAAGAGTCGACACATGGGCTATTACCGTAACGGCCGGGGAACTCAGCGGGTGAGCAAGGCCACCAGATTGTCCAGCGCGCGTCGCGCGTAGCCCTTCCACATCCTGCCCAGCAGTGGAAGCGCCCAGGCGGTCAGCGGCGACCTGGGATGAATGTCCCAACGCCAGGTGATCTCGGTTCCGCCGGCCGCCGGGGTGAAAACCCATTCGCCCAGCACATGATTCACCAGCAGCGCCATCGGGCCGGTGATGCCGCTGAGCCGGTAGCCGAACGACCGCGGCGGGTCGACGCTGGTCAGTTCCTCGCGCATGCTCGCACCGCCGGCCAGGTGCACGATGCGCTGGCGACCCGCCGCGTCCCAGTCCCCGGTCTGTCCGCGCACCTCCCTGATCGGCGGGAAGGGGCCGTACCACCGGTTGAACAGCGTCGGCAGCGGCATCGGCAGCGTGCGTCCGAACGCGTCCGGCGCGGCGACGGGGGCGACGACGGATTGGGCGACGACGAGTGAATCTGCCACTGTGCCAAGCCTTTCAGTCGCGCGCTTCGATGACCCGGTAGCCGCCGTCGGCGTAGCGGGAGCGGACGGCCTTCTTGTCGTACTTGCCGACGCTGGTGCGCGGTATCTCGTCGACGAACGTCCACCGCTCCGGCAGCCACCAGCGAACCACCTTGTCGGCCAGGAACTTTCGCAGCTGGTCGGCGTCGACCGAGGCGCCGTCCTTGACCACCACCACGGCCAGCGGGCGTTCCTCCCACCGCTCGTCGGGCACTCCCACCACCGCGGCCTCGACCACGTCGGGGTGGCCGATCAGGCAGTTTTCCAGCTCCACCGAGGAGATCCATTCGCCACCGGATTTGATGACGTCCTTGGCCCGGTCGGTCAGCGTGACGAAGCCCCGCTCGTCGATGCGGCCCACGTCGCCGGTGCGCAGCCAGCCGGAGTCGAACTTCGAGTCGTCGCGTCCCAGGTAGTAGGAGCCGGCGATCCACGGGCCGCGCACCTCCACCTCCCCC encodes the following:
- a CDS encoding class II glutamine amidotransferase is translated as MCRLFGLHAGTRACTATFWLLDAPDSLAEQSRRNPDGTGLGVFDEHARPQLHKEPIAAWRDAAFAREAHQLTGTTVIAHVRYATTGSLDVRNTHPFLQDGRIFAHNGVLEGLDVIDARLREVGVDGLVLGDTDSERVFALITAAIRARDGDITAGLVDAVRWLAEQVPIYAVNLLLSTATEMWALRYPHTHQLYVLDRSADAARQPEFDLHTIRIHARSQQLCTRPSVVFATERMDADPRWRLLEPGELVHVDAGLRVTRRLVLPDPPRRLLRRDELSTPVRDSQHALPDTRRAG
- a CDS encoding SRPBCC family protein, yielding MADSLVVAQSVVAPVAAPDAFGRTLPMPLPTLFNRWYGPFPPIREVRGQTGDWDAAGRQRIVHLAGGASMREELTSVDPPRSFGYRLSGITGPMALLVNHVLGEWVFTPAAGGTEITWRWDIHPRSPLTAWALPLLGRMWKGYARRALDNLVALLTR